One window of Medicago truncatula cultivar Jemalong A17 chromosome 2, MtrunA17r5.0-ANR, whole genome shotgun sequence genomic DNA carries:
- the LOC25488408 gene encoding protein BREAKING OF ASYMMETRY IN THE STOMATAL LINEAGE, whose translation MQLDYNESAEVRNQHIEKHISNANQHDTDQHDIVYLTPIKEDEAKETISLSSTQHRDNIGRSCQKEEIEDGRLVSNNSRNSNQSEGSRGSFAFPELAWEMKGSPVKMPKSEDPHIKKQKIRCVGFQCFRF comes from the exons atgcaGCTTGATTATAATGAGAGTGCAGAAGTTAGGAACCAACACATAGAGAAGCATATATCAAATGCAAACCAGCATGATACTGATCAACATGACATAGTTTACTTGACCCCTATCAAAGAG GATGAAGCAAAAGAGACCATAAGTTTGAGTTCAACTCAACACAGAGACAACATAGGAAGATCATGCCAGAAAGAGGAGATTGAAGATGGTCGGTTGGTGTCTAATAattcaaggaactctaatcaaTCTGAAGGCAGTAGAGGTTCTTTTGCATTCCCTGA GTTAGCTTGGGAAATGAAGGGAAGTCCTGTCAAAATGCCAAAATCAGAGGATCCTCATATAAAGAAGCAGAAGATTCGATGTGTGGGATTTCAGTGTTTTAGATTTTGA